Within the Legionella pneumophila subsp. pneumophila str. Philadelphia 1 genome, the region GTCCATACAGACACCAGTATTAAACTGAATGGAATCCATTTATTTGAGTTTAAAGAAACTTCGTTAAACACTTTTTTTACAATTGAAAAAGAAAAAAACTATTCTCATGGAAATGAAGACAATACTGCTTTGACTGGAAATACAATCTCGCATTAGAGACCTTTCGATGCAATCAGGTTAATTGCATCTACCAAAGCTATTCCTTCCAACTGCTGCACCCTTGCTTTTAAGGTTTGAGCAGTATCTCCTTCTAAAACAGGGCATTTTTTTTGCAAAATAACAGGACCCGCATCTACCTCTTCGGTGACAAAATGGATAGTACAACCTGTTTCCTTTAGGCCGGAATCAAGAACAGCTTGATGTACATCCATATCCATTTTCCCTGCAAATGCTGGCAATAAAGAGGGATGTACATTAATTACCTGATTATTCCATTTATTTACGAAATCCGCCGACAAAATTCTCATGTACCCAATCAAAACAATCAAATCAATCTGATGGTTGATCAGTATGTCACTTACTTTTTTATCAAAATCAATTCTGTTTAATCCCTCAGGATTGACAAACTGTGCATTCAAACCCAACGATTTGGCTCTTTCCAGAATAATGGCATCGGGTTTATTACTAATAACAAGCTCTATCTTTGCCTTAAGAGTTCCCTCATTGATTGCATCAACAAGAGCCAACATATTGGTTCCACGAGTCGATCCTAATATTCCTAAACGAATCATAAGGCACGCAACCTACGCATTACTTCAACGCGTGTATTAATTAAAGGCGATGTGCCAATATCTTTTCTGTGAAATAAAGGGCCTTTTATATTTTTTATCTGTTGTTCAGCAATTTCTTCTGCCTCACTGATAGTATTCGCTATACCGACATAAGCGGCTGTCCTCGAACCTGTGGCATAGAGTTTGCCATTCTTAAAATTCACTGCAGCCAAATATAGAGTATCTTTAGGTTCGACAGCAGAAATATCAATTTCAACATGGCGCAATGGATTATCAGGATAACCATCAGGGACAGCGTATTTACAAACTGTGGCTTGATTCAAAAAGCGAACGGATTCTTTTTGTAAATTGCCGTTAGCCATCGCAACACATAATTTAACAAAATCAGATTCCAACAAGCTAAGCACGTTAAGAGCCTCAGGATCTCCAAAGCGAGCATTAAACTCAATCACATACACCCCATGTGCGGTGGCCATAAATCCGCCATAAAGTATTCCTATGTATTTATCAGACATTTCCGTCATAAGCGCTTTGATTACTGATTGATTAATTTCAAAAGCAGCACGAACATCCTCTGGAGACAAAAATGGCAAGCTGTGATCTGCCGCTGAATAACTCCCCATACCACCTGTATTAGGACCCTCATCATGCTCATAAGCTCGTTTATGATCTTGCACAATAGGCATTGGAACTAATGAGATGCCATCAGAAAAACACATAAATGAAAATTCTTGACCTATTAATTTTTCTTCAATGACTAAAGACTGATTATGAGTAAAAATTTCTTTACAATAGTTTAAAGCCTCTTCAAATGACAACAGATGTTCTCCACCTACTTTTACACCCTTGCCCGCCATTAAACCATTGGCCTTAACAACGTAATTATTTTCACCTAACTCTGATAAAAACTCCCCTATTCCCTCTAAACTGGTAAATACTTTATACTTAGGCAAACCTGGAATACCGTATTTTTCCATCAACTCTCTGGCGAACGCTTTACTGGTTTCAATTTTAGCCAAATTTTTCCTGGGGCCTATAACAGGAATTCCACAATCCCACAAAGCATCAGCAACAGCATGTTCCAAAGGCGCTTCTGGACCAATAATGGCCAAATTAATTTCCCATTCTTTTGCTTGCTGGTTAACTTGCTCAGGGTCTGTAATATCACCTACCCAATAATCTGAGGTGAGTCTTTGGATACCAGGATTACGAGTTGTTCCAAAGCAATAAATCTTTGGTTTATTCTCTGATTTACTCAATGCTGTAGCTATTGCATGCTCACGCGCACCTGAACCAACAATAAGGATATTGATCAAGACATCTCTCCTATCTCTGTTTCTTGGTCATTCTCGGTTAATCTTTTTTTCTCCAACAATTTAATTTTTTCTTCAGTAATCTGTCCACAAATGTATTTACCATCCATACAAGCCATACAAGGCTTGCTCATGTCATATTGCCCCCTGCGAGACACAGCCTCTATAAGGTTTTCCTGAGTTTGGTATAATAATTTATCCACCCCTAGAAATTGACGGATTTCCTCTTCCGTTTTATGGGCTGCTATCAATTTTTTACGCGATGGGATATCAATCCCGTAGAAACAAGGGTTTTTAATTGGTGGACAGGTTGATACAAAATATATTTCTGATGCACCATATTCTCGTATCATTCTGACTATTTCGCGTGAGGTAGTTCCCCTTACGATACTGTCATCAACGATTAATACCTTTTTTTTATTAATTTCCGTTTTCTGAGGAGTTAATTTATAACGAACCTGTCTTGATCGCGACTCCTGATTAGGCATAATAAAAGTACGTCCAATAAAAGGATTTTTATATAAACCTTCGGAATAACGTATTCCCAACTCATTTGCAAAAGCTAATGCGGCAGTATTTGCTGTTGAAGGGGCTGGAATCACCACATCAGGTAGTGTATCTGGAAATCTCTTTTTCCAGCTTTTAGCTAAATTTTGCCCCATACGTAATCTGGCTCGATAAACGCTCACATCGTCTAATGTGGCATCTGGTCTGGCGAAGTAAACGTATTCAAATATACAAGGGGTAAATTTTTTTGATGAAAGCACTTTTCTGTACAATTGTCCTTGCTGATTCACGTAAGCAACTTCACCGGGCTGCAAATCACCCTTGGGCTCAAAACCTAAAGCATAAAAAGGGGTGGTTTCTGAAGCAAAAATATAATCTTTACTACCATTTTCATGGACTCGCTCACCCCAAACTAAAGGACGGATACCATGCGGATCCCTAAATGCAACCAAACCTTTGCCAATTACTAAACTCACAACAGAATAGGAACCCTGAACTCGTTGATGTATTTCATTAACTGCCATACATAGTAATTGAAAGAATTGCTCTTCATCATGATCGGAATAAGATCCCTTGGCTAAATAGTCTGCCAGAAGTAATAAAAGTGCCTCAGAATCAAGAGTAGAGTTTAAATGCCTATGCTGTTTTCCGCATAAATCATCAACCAACTCTCCATAATTCACTAAATTTCCATTATGAGCCAAAGCTATACCGCGAGGGCTCCCTATCCAAAGAGGCTGAACATCCGCTTCACTATAACCTCCGGCCGTGGGATAACGCACATGAGCAATGCCGATATTCCCCTTCAGTTTAAGAATATCTTCAGAGAAAATAGACTCTCTGACCAGTCCAAGTCCATGTTTGAAGTAAAAACGATCAGCTCCGGTTAAAATACCTGAGGCATCTTGCCCCCGGTGCTGTAAATGAATCAAGCTATCATAAAGCTCAGCAGCAACGGGTTCATGACTGTAAATTCCTACAATGCCACACATAAGCCTTTCCCCCGGCTAAAAATTAACCTAACCAACGTTGTATATTATGCAAAATCCTATCATTTACTGGCCCAGGATTACTGTCATACACAAACGATTCACCTGTAATCATTTCATATAATTGGATATATCTTGATGCTAAAGTAACAATTAACTCCTGTGGTGCTTGAGGTAATACTTCATCCTTATAAGGATCGCAGTGATCAACAAACCACAAGCGCAAAAATTCTTTATCTATATTCTCAGGCTCCTTACCGGCATCAAATCGCTCTTGATAACCGTTAAATAACCAATAACGACTGGAATCTGGAGTATGAATTTCATCCACTAATACAATTCTTCCTTCCGCATCACGGCCAAATTCATATTTGGTATCCACCAAAATCAAACCATGTTGCTGTGCTACTTCCATTCCATGTTGAAATAACTTTAAAGCATAACTGCTGGTTTCATCCCAATCTTCTTGGGTCATCCAGCCTTCTGCGACGATTTCGTGTGGGCTAATCGGCCTGTCATGGAGCGTCTCTTTAGTAGTGGGGGTTATCACTGGGCTCTCAAGTTTTTGATTTTTTCTTAATCCATCAGGAAACGTTATACCACAGTACTCACGAACTCCTTTTTGGTATTGCGTCCATAAAGACGTACTTGTACTCCCCGAAATATACCCACGAACAACAAATTCAATAGGGAATATTTTGCATTTTTTGGCTATCGCCACATTGGGATCAGGTACGGCAATTAAATGGTTAGGCACAATCGATTGCGTGTTTTTAAACCACCATGCTGAAGTCAAATTCAATACTTGTCCTTTATAAGGTACAGCAGCAAGGCATCGATCAAAGGCACTTTGTCTATCTGTAGTTACCAAAATCAATTGATCGCCGAGATCATAGGTATCCCTTACTTTCCCTTTATACTTTTTGCCGAAAGGTAAAGAGGTTTCGGTTAAGCAAAAAGGCAACGCAGCAAGAAGATCCTCTTGACTAGGGACATTGGTATTCATAGCAGATATGAGCATTAGGGTTAAAGATAATATTAGTAGCTAAAATGGATTCTGCCAATTCTTGTATTTTAACATTTTCACTGCTAAACATCCACAAAACACCATGGTGTATGGCATCAACGCCATCAATTGAGAAATGATCCCGAAGCATTTGCAGCTTCTGTTGCCCGATCATATCGTCTTTTGATTTAACCAAAAAAGCCTTGGCTGCTGATGAAAATATATGCTCAGACGTTACCAAATACTCTTTCCGATCATTATATAAAACCCCTGTCTGCTTTATTTTTTCGATTGTTTCAGGAAAATTTGTATCGACATGCCAATACATCATACGATTAACTGTGACTGGTATACCTAACTGTCTTAGCGTATTTTGTACTGTTAAAGCAGCATTATCGGTAATAATCAATTTAACAATCAACTCATGGGCATTGTCTTTTTTGTCATAAGGAATTATTTTAACTGGCTCCGGTTGATAAGATAATGTTTGCTGCTTGAATGTTTTTTTCTCCTTAATATATTCTTTCATTGAATGGAATATAGGATCTCCCGCAAATGTACGTTCAGGGTGAGGCATTATGGCCATGACATTACCCGCTTTATTAATAATAGCGGCAATATTCCGTAGAGAACCATTAGGATTAACGGGGAAATTATCATCTCTGTTTCCCTGCGCATCACAATATTGAAACGCATTTAAACCTTCTTCTTCAATTTCTTGCAATAATTTAACAGGCATCACAAAACGCCCTTCAGCATGGGCAGCAGGAATTGATAATACAGAATCCTTTGATAAATAGCGGGTGAATGCATTTTGCCTCACTCGGTCACCGGTTCGCATATGAATCCAGCTGTTATAAAATCCTGTTCCTAAAATTTTTCCATCCTGAATTCGCTTATTCTCAGTCAGAGCCATACCAATTTGATAGTTTTTTAAACCAGGAACGAGGCCTGTTTCAACAAGGATCTGTGCTCCATTGCAAATACCAAGAACAGGTTTTCCCAATTCACTCTGCAATTTTATTTCTTTCATTACCGGATCAAGGGCTGCAATAATTCCTGCTCTTGATCTATCCTCATATGAAAAACCACCAATAATAATATAACCATCCATTTCTCGCAGTTTTTGTGATGAATCATTCCACAGAAACTCAACTGGAGTCATACCTGCTCGTTGCACCGCAAGCATTGTCTCACGTTCGCAATTGGAGCCTGGAAACTGAACAACTGCAATCTTCATCACAATAATCTCACTTCTGGTTTTCCTGATACGACTTTTCCTACTTCATAAACAGGGAAATTAGGGAATTCTTTTAGCGCTGTATAAATTTCAGAAACAACACCAGGGGAAGCTATCATTACTAATCCTATTCCCATATTAAAAGTACGATACATTTCCTGATCATCCAGTTTCCCCAATGCTTTTAGCACATTAAAGATCGGCAACACCGGACATGAATTCTTATTGATTTCAACGGAACAATGATTAGGTAATACTCGCGGAATGTTTTCCAGTACACCTCCGCCAGTAATATGAGCCATTCCCTTGATAGGGATTTTGTTATTCAACAGGTGTAGAACAGGATTTGTATAATTGATATGAGGTACCAGTAAAGCCTCACCAACTGTAGCATCCAACTCGTCAAGTTGGGATTCTACAGTATATCCACCTAGTTCAAACAAAAGTTTTCTGGCAAGTGAATATCCATTGGTATGTAAGCCACTGGAAGGAAATGCCAAGACTGAATCGCCTGGAGTTATATCTTTTCCTAGTATGGCTTCATCCTTTTCCACTACACCAGTGATAATACCTACCAAATCATGCTCTCCCTTCAGATAGGTATCAGGCATTTCAGCCGTCTCACCACCGACCAGGGAAATATTATTTTCGAGGCAAGCTTGCGTCATGCCAATAATAATTTCTTCAATATATTCAGGTTTCAATCGATCAGTTGCTATATAGTCCAAAAGTGTTAATGGCCTTGCACCCAACACAATAATATCGTTGGTGGTCGCACTGACCAAATCAATTCCGATTGTATCAAATTTTTGCATCATCCGAGCAACTATTGTCTTCGTGCCTACGCCATCAATGCTTTGAACCATGACGGGGTGTTTGAATTTTTCCATAAAAGGCTTCAAATCATACATTGCGCCAAAACTACCGATTCCTGTCAGGACTTGAGGCGAAAATGTTTTTTCAACATTACGTTTAATGCGTGCGACAGCTTCATTTCCCGCCTCGATATCGACACCCGCTGATTTGTAATTGATAGTAGACATTATAATAGCCTCTCTCTTAAGCCATTTTCCCAAGCCTGCCTCGCTTCTTCGACAGGCAAGTTGATAACCGAATTCATCTGTAAAACTGGCTGCTCTGTAGTATGTCCGATAACCATGTAAGGGACTTGATATTGAGTAACCAGTTTGTCAAAAGCGGCTTTATGTTGTTTATCGATTTCAAGAATAAAACCGCCTGTCTCTCCAAATAAAAGTTTGTCCGCAGATAACTCTCCATTAATCTGTACAGCAACTCCCAGGGAGTTCTTAAAACTCATCTCAGCAAGAGCAACAGCAACCCCTCCCTCTGAGACATCATGAGCAGCGTTAACCAACCCATGCTGAATTGCCGATGAAACAGCATGGATTTCTCTATTAAACAAGCTTAAATCCGGTTTTGGAACATTAGAACCCAATTCATTATGGAGTTGATAATAAACGCTACCACCACATTCGTCTTTACGCTCTCCAATCAATATCAATAGGCTATCACTTTTCTTAAAATCAAAGGTAATAGCAAAATCAATATCTGGAAGCGTTCCCAGGCAACTAATCATGGGGCTGGGAGGAATAGCCCCTTTCACTGATTCATTATACAATGAGACATTCCCGGCAATGACAGGCAAAGTTGATTGGGGATGATCTTTCAGATGAACAGCGGCACAGGCATCACTAATTCCTCGCACAGAATCAACAAATTCGCGCATTTGTTCTGGCTTTTCCGGATTACCAAAACACAAGCAATCTGTTATTGCGACTGGAGTAGCTCCAACTGCAGTGATGTTCCGTACCGATTCGACAACCGCGTTAACAGCTCCCCAATAGGCATCAATTTTGTTATAGCGGGGATTTTGATCTAAAGACAAGGCAATACCTGTTTTACGAATTTCCTCAGGATACTTCGATTCATTAAATGGTTGTAATACTCCAGCATCAGCCCATCCTGCTTGTATGAGGGTGCGACCCTGCACTTGCTTGTCATACATTTCAAAAATAGGTTCCTTGCTCGCTATATTCTCATGGGCCAATAACTGCAACAAAATTTGATTATAATCATCTGGTGGGAGAAAAACTGGTTCTGTGTTTTGCTTCTGCGAAGAGGCATGTGGCCTGTTATAAACAATGCCTTTCGTGACATCAGGGACTTTAGCTCTCACAAGTTCTCGCCCTTTGTAATTCACCACGTATAATCCATCGGTACGAATTTTGCCGATAACTGCAGCGCATGCCCCTTCAGAAACCTGTGGTAACGCGAAGGTTTCATTATAGTGTTTCAGGATAGTATCTACTAAATCAGGGGGAACAACCCACATAAAACGCTCCTGAGTTTCAGAGCATAGAATGACTGAAGGCATTAATCCTGGCATTCCTGTGGGTACCTTGTCCAGATCAATTTCGGCGCCATAAGAACCGCCGGCTTCAGCCAACTCGATACTTGCGCAGGCCACGCCACCTGCTCCTAAATCTTTAAAGCCTACCTTGTCAATTAAATTCTTTTCTCTTAGTAATTGAAATAATGAATAATTAGCTTTAAGGAGATGTCTCTGTAAAAAAGCATTGGGCTCTTGAACAGCTCCCTTATTCTTTTCTTGTGAATCTTCTTCCAATACTGTTGAGGCAAAGCTCGCGCCGCCAAACCCACTATTATCAGTTGGCTTACCTACTAAAATAAAAACATAGTTCTCAGCTTCGGGCGGAGCATAAGAATGTATAATATGATCCTCTCTTACTATCCCCAGAGTGACTACAGTAACCAAACAATTTTCATTGTAGGCCGGATCATAGTACACATCACCAGCTATATTCGGTATTCCCAAAGGATTGCCATACCCGGCAATACCTGAAACCACCCCTTCCTGTATCCAGTGAGTACGTGCACGTTTGATATCTCCGAAACGCAAACTGTCTGCTACTGCTATAACTTCCCCACCCATACAACAGACATCACGGACATTACCACCAACTCCGGTAGCTGCGCCTTCATAGGGAACAATTTGAGATGGGTGATTATGTGATTCATGACTGACAATAACGCCATATCTATAACCATTTTTATCTTGGGCTACAGATACTATACCTGCATCCTCCTTGGCGCCCAGTATCACGTGAGGGCCTGAGGTATTGAATTGCTTTAAATGAATACGGCTGCTTTTATAAGAACAATGTTCTGATCCTTGAATAGACCAAAGTACACACTCTGAAATAGTCGGGGGTCTTTTGAGGAATTCATTCTGTATAGTCAACGCCTCATCTACAGAAAGATTTAAATTATAATCGCGCAGTAATTTTTCAATTTCTCCACGATTCAAAGAAGAAAAATCAAGGGTTTCAGTAAGATTTTGCATGAATCTCTATACCAGATAGAATTAATCTCTGATTGATCAGTAAAGGACTAATCTCTCCCCAAAGCAGTAGATATTGTATATTTTTAC harbors:
- the purN gene encoding phosphoribosylglycinamide formyltransferase, with amino-acid sequence MIRLGILGSTRGTNMLALVDAINEGTLKAKIELVISNKPDAIILERAKSLGLNAQFVNPEGLNRIDFDKKVSDILINHQIDLIVLIGYMRILSADFVNKWNNQVINVHPSLLPAFAGKMDMDVHQAVLDSGLKETGCTIHFVTEEVDAGPVILQKKCPVLEGDTAQTLKARVQQLEGIALVDAINLIASKGL
- the purD gene encoding phosphoribosylamine--glycine ligase, which encodes MINILIVGSGAREHAIATALSKSENKPKIYCFGTTRNPGIQRLTSDYWVGDITDPEQVNQQAKEWEINLAIIGPEAPLEHAVADALWDCGIPVIGPRKNLAKIETSKAFARELMEKYGIPGLPKYKVFTSLEGIGEFLSELGENNYVVKANGLMAGKGVKVGGEHLLSFEEALNYCKEIFTHNQSLVIEEKLIGQEFSFMCFSDGISLVPMPIVQDHKRAYEHDEGPNTGGMGSYSAADHSLPFLSPEDVRAAFEINQSVIKALMTEMSDKYIGILYGGFMATAHGVYVIEFNARFGDPEALNVLSLLESDFVKLCVAMANGNLQKESVRFLNQATVCKYAVPDGYPDNPLRHVEIDISAVEPKDTLYLAAVNFKNGKLYATGSRTAAYVGIANTISEAEEIAEQQIKNIKGPLFHRKDIGTSPLINTRVEVMRRLRAL
- the purF gene encoding amidophosphoribosyltransferase, which codes for MCGIVGIYSHEPVAAELYDSLIHLQHRGQDASGILTGADRFYFKHGLGLVRESIFSEDILKLKGNIGIAHVRYPTAGGYSEADVQPLWIGSPRGIALAHNGNLVNYGELVDDLCGKQHRHLNSTLDSEALLLLLADYLAKGSYSDHDEEQFFQLLCMAVNEIHQRVQGSYSVVSLVIGKGLVAFRDPHGIRPLVWGERVHENGSKDYIFASETTPFYALGFEPKGDLQPGEVAYVNQQGQLYRKVLSSKKFTPCIFEYVYFARPDATLDDVSVYRARLRMGQNLAKSWKKRFPDTLPDVVIPAPSTANTAALAFANELGIRYSEGLYKNPFIGRTFIMPNQESRSRQVRYKLTPQKTEINKKKVLIVDDSIVRGTTSREIVRMIREYGASEIYFVSTCPPIKNPCFYGIDIPSRKKLIAAHKTEEEIRQFLGVDKLLYQTQENLIEAVSRRGQYDMSKPCMACMDGKYICGQITEEKIKLLEKKRLTENDQETEIGEMS
- a CDS encoding phosphoribosylaminoimidazolesuccinocarboxamide synthase, translating into MNTNVPSQEDLLAALPFCLTETSLPFGKKYKGKVRDTYDLGDQLILVTTDRQSAFDRCLAAVPYKGQVLNLTSAWWFKNTQSIVPNHLIAVPDPNVAIAKKCKIFPIEFVVRGYISGSTSTSLWTQYQKGVREYCGITFPDGLRKNQKLESPVITPTTKETLHDRPISPHEIVAEGWMTQEDWDETSSYALKLFQHGMEVAQQHGLILVDTKYEFGRDAEGRIVLVDEIHTPDSSRYWLFNGYQERFDAGKEPENIDKEFLRLWFVDHCDPYKDEVLPQAPQELIVTLASRYIQLYEMITGESFVYDSNPGPVNDRILHNIQRWLG
- the purQ gene encoding phosphoribosylformylglycinamidine synthase I, producing MKIAVVQFPGSNCERETMLAVQRAGMTPVEFLWNDSSQKLREMDGYIIIGGFSYEDRSRAGIIAALDPVMKEIKLQSELGKPVLGICNGAQILVETGLVPGLKNYQIGMALTENKRIQDGKILGTGFYNSWIHMRTGDRVRQNAFTRYLSKDSVLSIPAAHAEGRFVMPVKLLQEIEEEGLNAFQYCDAQGNRDDNFPVNPNGSLRNIAAIINKAGNVMAIMPHPERTFAGDPIFHSMKEYIKEKKTFKQQTLSYQPEPVKIIPYDKKDNAHELIVKLIITDNAALTVQNTLRQLGIPVTVNRMMYWHVDTNFPETIEKIKQTGVLYNDRKEYLVTSEHIFSSAAKAFLVKSKDDMIGQQKLQMLRDHFSIDGVDAIHHGVLWMFSSENVKIQELAESILATNIIFNPNAHICYEYQCP
- the purM gene encoding phosphoribosylformylglycinamidine cyclo-ligase, coding for MSTINYKSAGVDIEAGNEAVARIKRNVEKTFSPQVLTGIGSFGAMYDLKPFMEKFKHPVMVQSIDGVGTKTIVARMMQKFDTIGIDLVSATTNDIIVLGARPLTLLDYIATDRLKPEYIEEIIIGMTQACLENNISLVGGETAEMPDTYLKGEHDLVGIITGVVEKDEAILGKDITPGDSVLAFPSSGLHTNGYSLARKLLFELGGYTVESQLDELDATVGEALLVPHINYTNPVLHLLNNKIPIKGMAHITGGGVLENIPRVLPNHCSVEINKNSCPVLPIFNVLKALGKLDDQEMYRTFNMGIGLVMIASPGVVSEIYTALKEFPNFPVYEVGKVVSGKPEVRLL
- the purL gene encoding phosphoribosylformylglycinamidine synthase subunit PurL; amino-acid sequence: MQNLTETLDFSSLNRGEIEKLLRDYNLNLSVDEALTIQNEFLKRPPTISECVLWSIQGSEHCSYKSSRIHLKQFNTSGPHVILGAKEDAGIVSVAQDKNGYRYGVIVSHESHNHPSQIVPYEGAATGVGGNVRDVCCMGGEVIAVADSLRFGDIKRARTHWIQEGVVSGIAGYGNPLGIPNIAGDVYYDPAYNENCLVTVVTLGIVREDHIIHSYAPPEAENYVFILVGKPTDNSGFGGASFASTVLEEDSQEKNKGAVQEPNAFLQRHLLKANYSLFQLLREKNLIDKVGFKDLGAGGVACASIELAEAGGSYGAEIDLDKVPTGMPGLMPSVILCSETQERFMWVVPPDLVDTILKHYNETFALPQVSEGACAAVIGKIRTDGLYVVNYKGRELVRAKVPDVTKGIVYNRPHASSQKQNTEPVFLPPDDYNQILLQLLAHENIASKEPIFEMYDKQVQGRTLIQAGWADAGVLQPFNESKYPEEIRKTGIALSLDQNPRYNKIDAYWGAVNAVVESVRNITAVGATPVAITDCLCFGNPEKPEQMREFVDSVRGISDACAAVHLKDHPQSTLPVIAGNVSLYNESVKGAIPPSPMISCLGTLPDIDFAITFDFKKSDSLLILIGERKDECGGSVYYQLHNELGSNVPKPDLSLFNREIHAVSSAIQHGLVNAAHDVSEGGVAVALAEMSFKNSLGVAVQINGELSADKLLFGETGGFILEIDKQHKAAFDKLVTQYQVPYMVIGHTTEQPVLQMNSVINLPVEEARQAWENGLRERLL